The Trueperaceae bacterium genomic sequence CACGAAGATGGCCGGCGACGGTCGAAGGGCGGAGCTGCGCGATGAAGCGTGCTGTCGCGTGCGGCGAGCGGACAGGCGCGACCCCTACAGCCAGGATGAGGTCGGTCACTCGGCCACGGCCGGCAAGGGGATGCGCCATACCTCCCTGACGACTGGCAGCAGTCCCTCCACTTCCAAGCTCAGCGCCTGTATCGGGTTGTTCTTGCCCAGCCAGCCGAAGTCCCCGACGAAGATCATCTCCAGGGGGTACTGGTCTCCTGCTCTCAGAACGGTGCCTTCGATGGTGGCACAGCAGAAGTACCGGAGCTCGGCGCGGTCACCGCTGTCGCTGGTGAGGGTGAAGAAGCGTTCGTCGAGGTCGAGCGCGAGCGGCGGTCTGCCCACGTTGTTGACCGTGAAGCGTACGCGCAACGCTGGCCACTCCTCCTCGAGGATCCCGAGCTCGACGCTGGTGAGCCTGAGTAGTCCGTCCGCGACCTCGGGAGGCAGCGCGCCCGCCTCGACCCTGCGCTCGAGGAGCTCGACAGGGAAGATCGGATCCTGAACGTCCGGCAGGTCGTAGACGAACTCCGAGACGAACGAGGGCGGGGGGAAACCCTCTGGCCCGGCCACGGCTAGTAACCAGACGCCGTCGTCTTCGTACACGCGGAAGGTGAGGCGGTTGTCGGGAGTGCGCAACGCTTCGCCCGGAGCGCCACGCGCGAGCAGGCGGCCGGCGTCGTCCGTAAGGACGACGCCCTCGACCGCTACGTCAGACGGCGGACCGCTCAGGAGGTACTCGCTGGACTGACCCGAGACCTGGATGGTGCCCAGGTCGACCGGGCCACCTGGGATCGTGCGCGCTCGTGTCGCGACGACCCGGCCGACCAGCCAGCCCCGCCAGCGGTCGACCTGAGGACCGCTCTCGAGCGTGAACGCCAGCTCGATCGCGGAGCCTCCGTCGACCACCTCGACCTGGACCTGGGAAGCGTGCGCCTGGCTCTCGATCTCCAAGGAGGCCTCGGTGAACGTGAAGCCGGGGTCGGCCTCGTACCTGAGCTTGTAGTTGCGACTGTGGGGGGCGAGCACGACGGGGTGGTCCGCCTTGACCTCGTTGAACGGGAAGACCCTGGTGGCCGTCTCCGTAAGGTCCGCTGTCAGCAAGCGAACCAACACTGCGACGGGGGAGGCGGGCAAGATCTCGTGCCCGACCACCGCCGAGAAGAAGACGTTGGACTCGCTAGGCGAGAGTCGGGCCAAGCGGTCGAGGTCCTCCGTCCCGGAGCCTTCGCCGATGTCCACCAGCTCCAGGTCCCGCCACGGGGCCGCCCAGCTGATGCCGACCGTGCCGCCACGCAGGCCGCCCAGGCCGACGGCGACGACACGACCGTCGCTGGTCAGGATAGGGGCGCCCGAGAACCCAGGAACGAGTTGGCCTTCGAGGTTCAGTACCCGAGCGTCGACGTCCGGGCTTCCCCGCTTGGCTAGGAGCGGGACCAGCTCAGGCTCGAGCAGGTCCCTTAGTTCCGCAGTGGCTGGAGTGCTCACGTTGAGCTGCTCGATGGAACGTTGCGCGGCCGAAGCCAGGGCGTAGCCCAGTGCGCGAAGGTCGCTCGAGGAGAGATCGTCAGTCGACGGCCGTAGGCCCACGGCGGGCGCTGTCTGCAGGTCCCGAGAGGTGAGGACGGCGACGTCCCGGCGGAAGTCGATCCGGTCGATGTGGAGGCCTAGGAACTGGAGCCGTTCGCCGCTGCCGTCTGCAGGCGCTTCGGAGGCCGCGTTGATCGTGGTGCAGTTGGCGACACCATGAAGGGCGGTGACGATGCCGACCACGCCCTCCACGCGGAAGCCGGTCTGGACGATCGACTGGTGAGGGCAACCGTCGACCAGGATCTTGAAGACGTGCGGCGATTCCTGCTGTGCGAAGCCGGGTCCGGTCGCGACGAGCGCGATCGCTAGCTGGAGCCCGACCCGGCGCATGCGACCTCTACCGCCCTCCTCAGTTCCGCAGGGTCTTCCAGCACCTCCGCGAGCCGCCTGAACGTCTCGTCCACCGAGATCGCCATCTCCTGACGCAGGTCGGCATCGCTCGCGGCCATCAGGCGCGCGCACTCGGATGAACTCACGCCGTACAGGACGTTGGCGGCCTCAGGTGAGAGCTGTCTGCTCAGTATCAGGTCGGTAGGCCGGCTGGACCGCGTGAT encodes the following:
- a CDS encoding serine protease — translated: MRRVGLQLAIALVATGPGFAQQESPHVFKILVDGCPHQSIVQTGFRVEGVVGIVTALHGVANCTTINAASEAPADGSGERLQFLGLHIDRIDFRRDVAVLTSRDLQTAPAVGLRPSTDDLSSSDLRALGYALASAAQRSIEQLNVSTPATAELRDLLEPELVPLLAKRGSPDVDARVLNLEGQLVPGFSGAPILTSDGRVVAVGLGGLRGGTVGISWAAPWRDLELVDIGEGSGTEDLDRLARLSPSESNVFFSAVVGHEILPASPVAVLVRLLTADLTETATRVFPFNEVKADHPVVLAPHSRNYKLRYEADPGFTFTEASLEIESQAHASQVQVEVVDGGSAIELAFTLESGPQVDRWRGWLVGRVVATRARTIPGGPVDLGTIQVSGQSSEYLLSGPPSDVAVEGVVLTDDAGRLLARGAPGEALRTPDNRLTFRVYEDDGVWLLAVAGPEGFPPPSFVSEFVYDLPDVQDPIFPVELLERRVEAGALPPEVADGLLRLTSVELGILEEEWPALRVRFTVNNVGRPPLALDLDERFFTLTSDSGDRAELRYFCCATIEGTVLRAGDQYPLEMIFVGDFGWLGKNNPIQALSLEVEGLLPVVREVWRIPLPAVAE